A stretch of Pseudochaenichthys georgianus chromosome 2, fPseGeo1.2, whole genome shotgun sequence DNA encodes these proteins:
- the als2b gene encoding LOW QUALITY PROTEIN: alsin (The sequence of the model RefSeq protein was modified relative to this genomic sequence to represent the inferred CDS: deleted 1 base in 1 codon) produces the protein MERKSSEDDAGGERGLLHTWKGYSCSVTPERLLLPGPVLQVALGTRHGVLLVEGGQVYSFGELPWKQSQVSEPSKPTLEGALSGQRVVSVAAGSFHSGAVTEDGGVHMWGDNSSGQCGLSGLSSVPNPTPVALLDPDNAPPQTVPVLELACGGGHTLALSAQREVWAWGSGSQLGLNISVFPVWKPQKVEHFAGRCVLQVACGASHSLALVRCLGPQDLHRPPVDKCRQCHQMLYTMTDKEDHVIISDGHYCPLRAELTEDEAPALTQGLKTEPALPSHTSPSPDPFSDPAQDSEREQESALANGGPPASGSDPSAESKEGGVSGVKSSPYPDEQAVKEYLKKLTEAEQVTKPSAGALTSSSSTLNSLVASCASAVGERVASTYEALSLKKMMTYLPSGVARSGIPAGITGVLVGDTTAERVRLEDSTQAKKSSSTGDIREEEAEGLRRRLSLPGLLSQVSPRLLRRAGRPRMRAVDLTPLGGASPEAQEVFPTLQTEVWSWGQGEDGQLGHGDNLARLQPLCIKSLNSKEVVRVEAGAHHSLALTAQSQVFSWGSNTSGQLGHTESPSTVPRLAKLSEGIRVWDVSAGEKHTLLLADGDCYRPIIYYSGQQVKEGAEESHAKEQGQRRRRGGEEEQRAGGYTRQPVLLPFCIDLGYVSNVFAGGQRCVVLLDRNVMGFIASLHELAAAERKFYCKLSNIKTQIIRPLLELESLSSALGPVVLGLLQTVAGRFSLLCHLTGQHAASLTGNLRRVRDVKSLLVLEHADIFLDSYSEYCSAVDNLQVMGGFQTLTKPSIDFFGKSPELLKKLSECSEETPTVADLLGALFYLPTRHMQEYGRLLLKLATCFEVSSEDYQRLQDSCSSFEALALKLKRKKKDAEYTFHFWKSFPGKMTDSLRKPHRRLICESSNKALTLQNAGRFSVNWFIVFNDALVHAQFSTHHVFPLATLWVEPIPEENSGPYGLKLITPEETFALLASSPTEKAKWLRSINQAVEQALGGAGQDTASIGSGSSQKTEPPVSRTASYTFCKEGRLKEAKYGGHWLSGKPDGSGVLKWPDGRMYTGTFRNGLEDGFGEFVATNKTLNKNDQYQGHWKDGKMHGLGTYSYASGEVYDGCFQDSMRHGHGMLRSGKLNTSSPSVFIGQWLQDKKTGYGVFDDITKGEKYMGMWQDHQRQGNGVVVTQFGLYYEGAFKENKMMGTGILLSEDDTTYEGEFSDDWTLNGKGVLTMPNADYLEGSFNGEWGSGLKVTGSYFKPHLFDTDKDKSRDVKLGRLCVCAEDKWQAVFEECWSELGCETPGQGENGKAWENIAVALTTSRRLIQESPEALSRSHSRTLESLEVIPQHEGPITMERYHTIRLYLIKACDTPLHSLGRLLETLVAVYRMTYVGVGANRRLLPQAVNEIKSYLNRIFLIVRFLFPDLPEEGGLIPEPTTNLQDEREPGSSGAHLESPKPGRVVSSSALLLPVLLPRLYPPLFTLYALDKEKEDDVYWECVLRLNKQPDLALLAFLGVQQKFWPVSIPTPMPELAEKQQVLSSTKDACFASAVETLQQISTTFTPSDKLQVIQLTFEEITQTVQSLLKQDFLWSMDDLFPVFLYVVLRARIRNLGSEVSLIEDLMDPCVQHGEHGIMFTTLKACYYQIQHEKIT, from the exons ATGGAGAGGAAGAG CTCCGAGGATGACGCTGGTGGAGAGCGAGGCCTGCTCCATACCTGGAAGGGCTACTCCTGCAGTGTCACCCCAGAAAGGCTGCTCCTCCCTGGGCCTGTCCTTCAGGTCGCCCTGGGAACACGGCATGGCGTTCTGTTGGTTGAAG GAGGGCAGGTGTACAGTTTTGGGGAGTTACCATGGAAGCAGAGTCAGGTGTCGGAGCCGTCGAAGCCCACCCTGGAGGGGGCGCTCAGCGGGCAGCGGGTGGTCAGCGTCGCAGCCGGAAGCTTCCACAGCGGGGCGGTGACGGAGGACGGGGGGGTCCACATGTGGGGCGACAACAGCTCGGGACAGTGCGGCCTTTCGGGCCTCAGCAGCGTCCCCAACCCGACTCCGGTCGCTCTGCTGGACCCCGACAATGCCCCCCCGCAGACGGTCCCGGTGCTGGAGCTGGCCTGCGGCGGGGGGCACACCCTGGCTCTGTCGGCGCAGCGGGAGGTGTGGGCCTGGGGCAGCGGCTCTCAGCTGGGCCTCAACATCTCCGTCTTCCCCGTCTGGAAACCCCAGAAGGTGGAGCACTTTGCGGGCAGGTGTGTGTTACAGGTGGCCTGCGGGGCCTCACACAGCCTGGCTCTGGTGCGCTGCCTGGGCCCCCAGGACCTCCACCGGCCCCCCGTGGACAAATGCAGACAGTGTCACCAGATGCTGTACACCATGACGGACAAGGAGGACCACGTCATCATCTCTGACGGGCACTACTGCCCCCTCAGGGCGGAGCTGACAGAGGACGAGGCCCCTGCTCTTACACAAGGGCTCAAAACAGAGCCCGCCCTCCCCTCACACACCTCCCCCTCCCCTGACCCCTTCTCTGACCCCgctcaggactcagagagagaaCAGGAGTCAGCACTCGCAAATGGAGGACCCCCAGCCTCAGGCTCTGACCCCTCGGCTGAATCTAAAGAAGGAGGGGTTTCGGGGGTCAAGAGTTCACCGTATCCAGATGAGCAGGCCGTCAAAGAATACCTGAAGAAGCTGACGGAGGCCGAGCAGGTCACCAAG CCCTCAGCAGGGGCTCTGACCTCCTCCAGCTCCACCCTCAACAGCCTGGTGGCCTCCTGCGCCTCCGCAGTGGGGGAGCGGGTCGCCTCCACCTACGAGGCCCTGTCGCTGAAGAAGATGATGACCTACCTCCCCTCAGGAGTGGCGAGGTCCGGCATCCCCGCAGGGATAACGGGGGTCTTGGTGGGCGACACCACCGCAGAGCGCGTCCGCCTCGAAGACTCCACCCAGGCCAAGAAGAGCTCCAGCACCGGGGACATCCGCGAGGAGGAGGCGGAGGGTCTGCGGCGCCGCCTCTCTCTGCCGGGACTCCTCTCTCAGG TGTCCCCGCGGCTGCTGAGGAGAGCCGGACGCCCCAGGATGCGTGCAGTGGACCTCACCCCTCTGGGGGGGGCGTCCCCTGAGGCCCAGGAGGTGTTCCCCACCCTGCAGACGGAGGTGTGGAGCTGGGGTCAGGGCGAGGACGGACAGCTGGGGCACGGAGACAATCTGGCCAG gttacAGCCTCTGTGCATCAAGAGTCTGAACAGTAAGGAGGTGGTGCGGGTGGAGGCCGGCGCTCACCATTCCCTCGCTCTCACCGCTCAGTCTCAG GTGTTTTCCTGGGGAAGTAACACTTCTGGCCAGCTGGGACACACGGAGTCACCCAGCACCGTCCCCCGGCTCGCAAAG ctaTCAGAGGGGATCCGGGTCTGGGACGTGAGCGCCGGAGAGAAACACACCCTGCTGCTCGCAGACGGAGACTGCTACCGGCCAATCATCTACTACAGTGGGCAGCAGGTGAAGGAGGGGGCGGAGGAGAGCCACGCCAAGGAGCAGggtcag aggaggaggagggggggggaggaggagcagAGGGCGGGGGGCTACACCCGGCAGCCTGTACTGCTCCCTTTCTGCATTGAC CTCGGCTATGTGAGCAACGTGTTTGCCGGCGGCCAGCGCTGCGTGGTGCTGCTGGACAGGAACGTGATGGGCTTCATCGCCAGCCTCCACGAGCTCGCCGCCGCAGAGAGGAAGTTCTACTGCAAGCTGAGCAACATCAAGACGCAGATAATACGCCCCCTGCTGGAGCTAG AGTCCCTGAGCTCGGCCCTGGGTCCGGTGGTCCTCGGGCTGCTGCAGACGGTGGCGGGTAGGTTCAGTCTCCTGTGTCACCTGACCGGACAGCACGCCGCCAGCCTCACTGGGAACCTGCGGCGCGTCCGTGACGTCAAGAGCCTCCTCGTCCTCGAACACGCCGACATCTTCCTCGACTCTTACAGCGA GTACTGCAGCGCTGTGGACAACTTGCAAGTGATGGGGGGTTTCCAGACCCTGACCAAACCCTcaat AGACTTCTTTGGGAAGAGTCCCGAGCTGCTGAAGAAGCTGTCTGAGTGCAGCGAGGAGACCCCCACCGTGGCCGACCTGCTGGGGGCGCTCTTCTACCTCCCGACTCGCCACATGCAGGAGTACGGCCGCCTGCTGCTCAAACTGGCAACCTGCTTTGAAGTG AGCTCCGAGGACTACCAGAGGCTGCAGGACAGCTGCTCCAGCTTCGAAGCCTTAGCTCTTAAactgaagaggaagaagaaggacgCCGAATACACCTTCCACTTCTGGAAGAGCTTCCCCGGCAAAATgacg GACTCTCTGAGGAAGCCTCATCGCCGGCTCATCTGCGAGAGCAGCAACAAAGCGCTGACGCTGCAGAACGCCGGCAGGTTCTCCGTCAACTGGTTCATCGTCTTCAACGACGCTCTGGTCCACGCGCAG TTCTCCACCCATCATGTCTTCCCCTTGGCCACACTTTGGGTGGAGCCCATCCCAGAGGAGAACAGCGGCCC gtATGGGTTAAAGTTgatcacaccagaggagacgtTTGCCCTGCTCGCGTCCTCTCCCACGGAGAAG GCCAAGTGGCTCCGCTCCATCAACCAGGCGGTGGAGCAGGCGCTGGGCGGGGCGGGGCAGGACACCGCCTCCATCGGCTCCGGGTCCAGTCAGAAGACGGAGCCCCCCGTCTCCAGGACCGCCTCCTACACCTTCTGTAAGGAGGGGCGGCTGAAAGAGGCCAAGTATGGAGGGCACTGGCTCTCAGGGAAGCCCGACGGCAG TGGCGTGTTGAAGTGGCCTGATGGGAGAATGTACACGGGGACCTTTAGGAACGGACTGGAAGATGG cTTTGGTGAATTTGTGGCTACCAACAAGACGCTCAACAAGAACGATCAATACCAAGGTCACTGGAAAGACGGCAAGATGCACGGCCTCGGGACATACAG CTATGCCAGCGGCGAGGTCTACGACGGCTGCTTCCAGGACAGCATGCGACACGGACACGGCATGCTGCGCAGCGGGAAGCTCAACACCTCCTCCCCCAGCGTCTTCATCGGACAGTGGCTGCAGGACAAGAAGACCGGATACGGAGTCTTCGATGATATCACAAA AGGAGAGAAGTACATGGGCATGTGGCAGGATCACCAGCGGCAGGGCAACGGGGTCGTGGTCACTCAGTTTGGACTTTATTACGAAGGAGCCTTCAAAGAAAATAAGATGATG GGTACCGGGATCCTGCTGTCCGAGGACGACACCACATACGAGGGGGAATTCTCTGATGACTGGACCCTCAACGGAAAG GGTGTGCTCACCATGCCAAATGCTGATTACCTGGAGGGCTCCTTTAACGGGGAATGGGGCTCCGGCCTCAAAGTGACGGGCTCCTACTTCAAACCTCACCTGTTCGACACGGACAAGGACAAGAGCCGCGACGT gaagCTGgggcgtctgtgtgtgtgcgcggaGGACAAGTGGCAGGCGGTGTTCGAGGAGTGCTGGAGTGAGCTGGGCTGTGAGACCCCAGGCCAGGGAGAGAACGGGAAGGCCTGGGAGAACATCGCCGTGGCGCTCACAACCAGCCGGAGACTCATCCAGgaaag TCCGGAAGCGTTGTCTCGAAGTCACAGCAGGACCCTGGAGAGTCTGGAGGTGATCCCGCAGCACGAAGGACCAATCACCATGGAGAGATATCACACCATCCGACTCTACCTCATCAAG GCGTGTGACACCCCCCTCCACTCGCTGGGCCGGCTGCTGGAGACCCTGGTGGCGGTGTACAGGATGACCTACGTGGGCGTGGGAGCCAATCGTCGGCTGCTGCCTCAGGCGGTCAACGAGATCAAGTCGTACCTCAACCGCATCTTCCTCATCGTCAG GTTTTTATTCCCAGACCTGCCAGAAGAGGGCGGTCTCATTCCAGAGCCGACCACCAACCTCCAGGACGAGAGGGAGCCGGGCTCCAGCGGTGCCCATCTAGAGTCACCTAAACCTGG CCGTGTGGTGAGCAGCtcggctctgctgctccccGTGCTGCTTCCTCGCCTCTACCCCCCCCTCTTCACCCTCTACGCTCTGGACAAGGAGAAAGAGGACGACGTGTACTGGGAGTGTGTGCTCCGCCTCAACAAGCAGCCCGACCTCGCCCTGCTCGCCTTCCTCGGGGTCCAGCA GAAGTTCTGGCCGGTTTCCATTCCCACACCCATGCCTGAACTGGCAGAGAAGCAGCAG GTCCTGTCCAGCACTAAGGACGCCTGCTTCGCCTCGGCAGTGGAAACACTACAACAGATCAG CACAACCTTCACCCCGTCAGACAAGCTGCAGGTGATCCAGCTCACCTTCGAGGAGATCACTCAGACCGTGCAGTCGCTGCTGAAGCAGGACTTCCTGTGGTCCATGGACGACCTTTTCCCCGTCTTCCTCTACGTGGTGCTGCGCGCAAG AATCCGAAAtttggggtcagaggtcagcctGATTGAAGACCTGATGGACCCCTGCGTGCAGCACGGAGAGCACGGTATCATGTTCACCACACtcaag GCGTGTTACTACCAGATCCAGCATGAGAAGATCACCTAA